From the Pseudomonas syringae KCTC 12500 genome, the window TGTCACTTGGCGCCCGGTCAGGTGGTGGAGCAACTGCATCTGGGCGGCGGTACGCCGACCTTTCTCAGTCACGACGAACTGCGCCGCTTGATGGCGCAGCTGCGCTTGCATTTCAACCTGCTGGACGACGACTCCGGCGACTATGGCATCGAGATCGATCCTCGCGAAGCCGACTGGTCGACGATGGGGCTGCTGCGCGAGCTGGGTTTCAACCGGGTCAGCCTGGGCGTGCAGGACCTCGACCCGACGGTGCAGCGGGCGATCAACCGCATGCAGAGCCTGGAAGAGACCCGCGCAATCGTTGAAGCGGCGCGCACGCTGCAATTTCGTTCGGTGAATATTGATCTGATCTACGGTCTGCCCACACAGAATCCGCAAACCTTCAGCCACACCGTGGACAAGGTCATCGATCTGCAGCCCGATCGGTTGTCGGTGTTCAACTATGCGCATCTGCCCGAGCGCTTCATGCCGCAGCGGCGCATCGACGTGGCAGACCTGCCGGATGCAGAAAGCAAACTGCTGATGCTGGAGCGCACCGTCGAGCAATTGGGCAACGCCGGCTATCGCTACATCGGCATGGACCATTTCGCCCTGCCCGACGACGAGTTGGCCACCGCTCAGGAAGACCTGACCCTGCAGCGCAACTTTCAGGGCTATACCACGCACGGTCACTGCGACCTCATCGGCCTGGGTGTCTCGGCCATCAGCCAGGTCGGCGAGCTGTACAGCCAGAACAGCAGCGACCTGAACGAGTACTTGAGGCTGCTGGACAGCGACCAGCCAGCAACCCGACGCGGGCTGATCTGCAACGATGACGACCGCATCAGGCGCGCGATCATTCAGCAGTTGATCTGCCACTTCACGCTGGATTTCGGCGAGATCGAAAAGACTTTTTGCATCGATTTCAGGGACTATTTCAGCGAAGCGTGGCCGCAACTGCTTGGCATGGCGAGCGACGGGCTGATTACGCTGAGCGAGACGGGCATTGAAGTCAGACCGGCAGGCCGCCTTTTGGTACGCGCAGTGTGCATGGTCTTCGATACTTACTTGACCCGGCAGAACAGACAGCAGTTCTCCCAGGTGATATGACCCGCGGCCGGGTGCTACATTTTGGCCAGAACCAGCATCCCCGCCTTGGTCTTGTCGGCGTCACTGGAGCCCAGGCTGTTCATGAGCGACGACAGATCGGCCGTGGAATTGCTCACTTGCGCCTGCAACGTGCTGAGCACGGTCTGTAGCGCCGCAGCCTTGGTCCTTCGCTCCTCGGGGCTCAGGCTGGGGTCATTCAGCGCCTTCTGGATCTGCTCCATGGTTTCCTCGATCCTGCGCTGAAGTTCGCGAATCGCCTTGAGGATCTTCTGCACGGAACCAGGCAGGCCGCTCTGTTCGATATCAGCGTTTCTGGAAGACGATGACGCAGCCGCCTTGCCTTCTGCCGACAAATTGACCTGTACGCCCTTTGTCTCACTTGCCGACGCCGCGGTAGTGATTTGCTCAGCGTTACTGTAGGTGGTCTGCGAGGTCGCAGTCCGTATCGTAATGCTGCTGATCAACGGGAGTGTCGTTGACATGACGAGGCATCCTGGCTTGGCTGAAGGAATACGTGGTTATCGGCAGGCAACCTGTAACCTTGACGACGCCGACCGATTTGCAGGCTGGCCCCGACAAGCACGGGTGAGTTACCCTTACGGCTTATGTGTGATTTCCCACAAGGAATTAAGTGATGTCCGAGCCAGTCAAGTCGCGCGCGCAAAACCAGGCTCACTGCAAGGATTGCAGTCTCGCGCCGTTGTGCCTGCCCCTTTCGTTGAATACCGAAGACATGGACTGCCTTGACCAGATCGTCAAACGCGGCCGCCCGCTGAAGAAAGGCGAATTTCTGTTTCGTCAGGGGGACACCTTCGAGTCGGTCTATGCGGTGCGTTCCGGGGCGTTGAAAACCTTCAATATCAGTGACAGCGGTGAAGAACAGCTCACCGGTTTTCACCTGCCCAGCGAACTGGTGGGCATGTCCGGCATGGACGCCGAGGCTTACCCAGTCTCGGCCCAGGCACTGGAAACCACGTCGGTCTGCGAAATCCCTTTCGAGCGTCTGGACGAGCTTTCCGCGAAACTGCCGCAACTGCGTCGGCAGTTGATGCGCGTCATGAGCCGTGAGATCCGTGACGATCAGCAAATGATGCTGCTGCTCTCGAAAAAGACCGCCGATGAGCGTATCGCCACGTTTCTGATCAACCTGTCTGCACGCTTCCGCGCCAGAGGCTTTTCGGCCAATCAGTTCCGCCTGAGTATGTCGCGCAACGAAATCGGTAATCACCTGGGTCTGGCAGTCGAGACCGTGTCCCGTGTCTTTACCCGGTTCCAGCAAAATCAGCTGATTTCTGCCGAGGGCAAAGAGATTCACATCCTCGCCCCCATCGAGCTGTGCGCACTGGCTGGCGGGTCGATGCAAAGCTGAAACGTGCGATCTTTGGCGGGTCGGCTTAAACTGTCGGCCAAAACTGCCATGGAATCCCCTGATGACTTTCGATCAATCGAACTTCAAATCCCTCATCCGCCCGGTCGTGGACTTCCCCAAGCCGGGCGTGGTCTTCCGCGATATCACACCCCTGTTCCAGTCGCCCAAGGCCACCCGTCAGGTGATTGACAGCTTCGTGCAGCGCTACATCGATGCCGAGTTCAGCCATATCGGCGTCATGGACGCGCGGGGTTTTCTGATCGGTTCGGTGGTCGCGTATCAATTGAACAAGCCGCTGGTGCTGTTCCGCAAACAAGGCAAACTGCCTGCCGATGTACTGTCCGAGGCGTATCAGACCGAATACGGCGAAGCGTATCTGGAAGTGCATGCCGACAGTCTGTGCGAAGGTGACTCGGTCATCATGTTCGATGACTTGATCGCGACCGGAGGCACGCTGATCGCCGCTGCCAATCTGATCCGCCGTATGGGTGCCGAAGTGTACGAGGCTGCTGCGATCATCGACCTGCCGGAACTGGGCGGCTCCCAGCGTCTTAACGACCTGAAGATCCCGACGTTCTGCCTGACCGAGTTTGCGCTGGACGAGCAGTAACGGCACAGGCATGAGAGTTACAGGTTCCGAACGGTCCAGCACTCACGGCTATCGTAAACGCGCTTTTTTATCGCGATGGCGCTGACGACGGAGCGTCACGAACTGCATTCCCACGCGGAGCATGGGAACGATAGCCATACGACCGAGAAACTAGCTCGCTGTATTACCGTGCAGTTTGGTCATCAGTTGCGCTTCGGCCTGGGTCAGGCCGCAGGACTGGGTCAGCTCGTCGATGCTGGCACCCATGCCGACCAGACGGGCGGCCTGGGCGAAGGATAGCGTGGAGGGATCGCGCTGCTCCAGAGCGGTGAGCTTGTCCGGCAACGGCGCAACGACGGCACGCAGCTCATGCAACGCCTCGCCCATGCGCACCGTGCCGTTCTGGTAGTTGTCCAGACGCCTGGCCAACTCCTTGATCCGCTGATCCCGCAAGGCAGCCGCATCATCACGCTCGGCGTCGAGCTTGCGCTGACGCCTGGTATGGGCCAGGAACATAAACAGGGTCACTACCCAGAGAATGCCCAGAAAGACGACAGCTACCTCAAAGATCAATCAGATGTTCTCCAGATCGGACCACTCTTCTTCGGACATCATTTTGTCCAGTTCAACCAGAATCAACAGTTCGCCGTTCTTGTTGCAAACGCCCTGAATGAACTTGGCCGATTCGTCGTTACCGACGTTAGGCGCAGTTTCAACTTCTGACTGACGCAAGTAAACCACTTCCGCAACGCTGTCGACCAGAATACCGACCACTTGCTTGTCGGCTTCGATGATCACGATACGCGTGTTGTCGCTGACTTCAACCGGGTCCAGGCCAAAACGCTGACGGGTGTCGATCACCGTCACGACGTTACCGCGCAGGTTGATGATGCCCAGCACGTAGCTTGGCGCACCCGGCACCGGGGCGATTTCAGTGTAGCGCAGCACTTCCTGCACCTGCATTACGTTGATGCCGTAGGACTCGTTGTCCAGGCGGAACGTAACCCATTGCAGAATAGGATCTTCGGAACCTTGTGCAGACGACTTATTCATAACCCCAACCCCTCACGTGTGTTCTTTGCAGGTGACGCCACTGGCATCGACCCATGATTATTTCGACTTGTTCAACTGCTTGACCGCACCACTGGCTATCAGCTCGGCCAACTCTGCTACATCCAGCAACGCGCACATATGCTCGATGACCGTACCCGCCAGCCATGGACGATGACCTCGCTGCGCGCGCCATTTGATCTCGTTCGGATCAAGACGCAACGAACGGCTGACCTGATGCACCGCCAGCCCCCACTCGTATCCCTGCACCGAAATCACATACTGCAATCCCTGGCGAAAATCGTCGCGGTAGCGATCAGGCATGATCCAGCGCGCGGTATCCAACACTTTCAGGTTGCCTGCCTGACACGGCAGGATCCCGAGAAACCAGTCCGGCTGACCGAACAGCGGCGTCAGCTCCTGCCCCGCCAGCGGATATATCGACCCCAGGCACACCAGCGGCACCGCCAGTGTCAGACCGGCCACATCGAACAACAGGCATTCGAATGGCTCGGCAGCCCATGCCGGACGACCATCACTGGTCGGCGGTGGTGTAGGGGTACGCCGGGCTGCCAGCGTGCTCAACTCGGCGACCGGTTCCACCAGCGCAACGGTTGTCACTGCCTCTTCAACCTGAGCCACTTCAACCTGCACCGCTTCGGCAACGATCACCGGAGCGACTTCAACCACTGGCGCGGGCGCTGCTACCTGCACCTTGACAGCCACCGGAGCCGGCGCGGCAACCGCGACCGCCAGCGGCTTGATCTGCGCCTGCATCCGCGCATCAAAGGCCTGCTCTTCGAGCACAGCCGCCTGAAATTCATCGATGCTGCTGACGGGCTCTTCGAGCACTTCAGTCGCGTCGTACAGCAGTGCGTCCAGGTAGGACTGCAAAGCCAGTTTGGGTCGTGTTGCTACTTCTACAGGGCGGTTCATACCGGGGCCCAACGAAAAATGGAGCATGTGCAGCCTGATACAGTTATCGGCCGCATTGAGGCATCACTTGAGCAAACAATGCAGAAAGAGTAGACGTTCACGTCAGGCCACCTGCGCATTGAGCTGCTCGGCGAGCATATGCTTGAGCAATGCCCGGTAAGCGATCACACCGCGACTCTTGCTGTCGTTCTGCGACGGCGTAAGCCCCAGACGGCTGGCATCGCGCAGTCGTGTATCGACCGGCACGTAGGCTTGCCAGACATGCTCGGGGAAGCTGTCGCGCAACAGTTTCAAGGTGCCCATCGATGCCTGGGTACGGCGGTCGAACAAGGTCGGCACGATGGTGTAAGGCAACGGCACCTTACGCGAACGATTGATCATGGTCAGCGTATTGACCATGCGCTCCAGACCTTTCACGGCCAAAAACTCGGTCTGCACCGGAATCGCCAGTTGCTGGCTGGCCGCCAGTGCATTGACCATGAGAACGCCCAGCAGCGGCGGACTGTCGATCAACGCATAGTCAAAATCCTGCCACAACTGAGCCAGGCTTTTCGCGACAACCAGACCCAGGCCGCTCTGGCCGGGTGACTGGCGCTCCAGCGTGGCAAGCGCGGTGCTGGAGGGGATCAACGAGATGCGTTTATCGCTGGTAGGCAGCAACAACTGGCCGGGAAGACCGTCCGGTACAGCACCTTTATGCAGAAACAGATCGAAAGCGCTGTGTTCCAGCTCGTCCGGGTTATGCCCGAAATAACTGGTCATGGAGCCGTGAGGGTCCAGATCGACCACAACCACGCGCTTACCTGAGTCGGCCAGCAAACCGGCCAGGGCAATGGTCGTGGTGGTCTTTCCGACTCCACCTTTCTGGTTGGCTACTGCCCAGACTCTCATTAATTGTTTTCCTTGCGTACAGCGACGACCATACCGATACGATGTTTAGGGGGCGGGTGACGGAGAATTGACGGCGTTCGCGCGTACCGGCGGCTTTGCTGGCACCGGTGCAGTTTGTGTGCCAGCACGCCGCAATGCAGCATCAGGCTGCACATTGGCCGATCCAGCGCTGGTCAGGCTGCGGCGAACGTCCAGATTGCGCGAGATAACCAGCACTACACGGCGGTTCTTGGCGCGTCCGGCCGTGCTGGTGTTGGGAACGATCGGCTGAAATTCACCGTAGCCCACCGAAGCGAGTCGCGCCGGATTGACGCCGTCCATGGCCAACATGCGCACAATGCTGGCAGAACGTGCCGAAGACAGCTCCCAGTTGGTCGGGAATTGTGCAGTGCTGATCGGCTGGTCGTCGGTAAAGCCCTCGACATGGATCGGGTTGTCGAAGCGTTTGACGATTCCGGCGACCTTTTCGATGATGGTGAACGCCTTGTCGCTGGGCATCGCATCGCCGCTGCCGAAAAGCATGCTGGAGTTGAGCTCGATCTCGATCCACAGTTCGTTGCCACGCACCGTCATCTGATCGGACTTGATCAGGTCACCGAACGCATCGCGCACGTCCTGGGCAATGGTCTGCAACGGGTCATCGGACGCCTGACCTATACCGGCGTCAGTCTGCTCGCTGTCCTTGACCAGGGGCTCGGCAGGCTTGACCGAGACCGGGCGCTGCTCACCGATGGGGATCGGCTTCATGGTGCGTTCAGTGTCGTTGAATACGCCAACCAATGCCTGGGACAGGATCTTGTACTTGCCTTCGTTGACCGAGGAAATCGAGTACATCACCACGAAAAACGCGAACAGCAAGGTAATGAAGTCGGCATACGACACCAGCCAGCGTTCGTGATTTTCATGTTCTTCGACCTGACGACGGCGAGCCATGCGTTGTTACTCCATGAAGCCTTGCAGCTTGAGTTCGATGGAGCGCGGGTTTTCACCCTCGGCGATGGACAAAAGACCTTCAAGCAACATTTCGCGGTAACGCGCCTGACGGTGGGCAATGGCCTTGAGTTTGTTCGCCACTGGCAAAAGGATCAGGTTGGCCATGGCCACGCCGTAGATGGTGGCGACGAAGGCCACCGCAATACCACTGCCCAGCTGGCTGGGATCAGCCAGGTTGCCCATGACATGGATCAGGCCCATGACTGCGCCGATGATACCCACGGTCGGCGCGTAGCCGCCCATGCTTTCGAATACTTTCGCAGCCTGAATATCGCGGGTTTCCTGCGTGATGAAATCCACTTCAAGAATGCTGCGAATCGCGGCGGGTTCTGCACCGTCGACCAACAGTTGCAGGCCCTTGCGCGAATAACCGTCGGGCTCGGAATCAGCTACGGTTTCCAGACCCAGCAAGCCCTCTTTGCGAGCGGTCATGCTCCAGCCGATCACTCGATCGACACCGCCAGGCAGATCGATACGTGGCGGAAAAATGATCCAGTGGATAATTTTCATGGCACGCATGAACGCGTTCATCGGCGACTGCAACAGCGAAGCACCGAGTGTACCGCCCAACACGATCAGCGCCGCCGGACCATTGAGCAAGGCACCGAGGTGCCCGCCTTCGAGAAAATTACCACCAATGATTGCGACAAACGCCAGGATCAGACCGATAAGGCTCAGTACATCCATCAGAGACAGGCCTCTACCAGGTGCCGACCGATGTCGTCGAGACTGTAGATCGCATCCGCGAGTTCAGCCTTGACGATGGCCATCGGCATGCCATAAATCACGCAGCTCGCTTCATCCTGAGCCCACACGGTACTGCCAGCCTGCTTGAGCAAACGCGCGCCCTCGCGGCCGTCGGCGCCCATGCCGGTCAAGACCACCGAAAGCACTTTATCGCCGTAGGACTTGGCGGCAGAGCCGAAGGTGATGTCGACGCAAGGCTTGTAATTGAGGCGCTCGTCGCCCGGCAGAATCTTCACCGTGCCGCGTCCGTCAACCATCATCTGCTTGCCACCCGGTGCCAGCAGCGCCAGACCAGGACGCAGCACGTCGCCGTCTTCTGCTTCCTTGACGCTGATCTTGCACAGTTTGTCGAGACGCTCGGCAAACGCCTTGGTAAACGCCGCAGGCATGTGCTGAATCAGCACCAGTGGTGCCGGAAAGTTGGCTGGCAGTTGGGTCAGTACGCGTTGCAGTGCGACCGGGCCGCCCGTTGACGTGCCTATGGCCACCAGTTTGTAGGCCTTACGCTTGGCCGTGCCTGACGTCGTCGGGTGCGCCGGTGCATGATGGGCCGGGGCGGCCGAAGCGGCAGCAGGTGTTGCCGTGCGTGACGGCACCGCCCTGGCGGGTGCCGGGGCTGGCGCAGAAGCGCGGCTGGTCAACGTCGACGGAGCCGGTGCTGCCGGAGTTGCACTGGCTGAACCGAACCCGCTGGAACGACGATTGCTGCGTGAGATGCTGTTGATTTTCTCGCACAGCAGTTGCTTGACCTTCTGCGGGTTGCGCGAGATATCTTCGAAATTCTTGGGCAGAAAATCCACCGCACCGGCGTCTAGAGCATCCAGCGTCACGCGCGCACCTTCGTGCGTCAGCGACGAGAACATCAATACCGGGGTGGGGATACGCTGCATGATATGGCGAACTGCCGTAATGCCATCCATCATCGGCATTTCGTAGTCCATGGTGATGACATCCGGCTTGAGCGCCAGCGCCTGCTCAATCGCTTCCTTGCCGTTGGTGGCGGTGCCGACCACTACAATGTTGGGGTCCGAAGAAAGAATTTCCGTAACGCGGCGGCGGAAAAAACCGGAATCATCCACCACCAGGACCTTGACTGCCATAAACACTCCAATAGGTGCCGCAGGCAGCCAGGCTGCCCGCGACCCCGGGTTCAGATACGCCGTGCGGCGTAACGCTTGAGCATGCTGGGTACATCGAGAATCAAGGCGATGCGACCGTCACCGGTGATGGTGGCGCCCGACATACCCGGCGTACCTTGCAGCATCTTGCCCAGCGGTTTGATGACCACTTCTTCCTGACCGACCAGTTGATCGACGACAAAGCCGATGCGCTGAGTGCCGACCGTGAGGATTACCACGTGCCCTTCGCGCTGCTCCTCGTGAGCCGCCGAACTGACCAGCCAGCGCTTGAGGTAGAACAGCGGCAAGGCCTTGTCACGTACGATCACCACTTCCTGGCCATCAACCACGTTGGTAGTCGACAGGTTCAGGTGGAAGATTTCGTTGACGTTGACCAGCGGGAAAGCGAAAGCCTGGTTGCCCAGCATCACCATCAGGGTCGGCATGATCGCCAAGGTCAACGGCACCTTGATGACGATCTTCGAACCCTGGCCCTTGGTCGAGTAGATGTTGATCGAGCCGTTGAGCTGGGAGATCTTGGTCTTGACCACGTCCATGCCCACACCGCGACCCGACACATCGGAAATCTCGGTCTTGGTCGAGAAGCCCGGCGCGAAGATCAGGTTGTAGCAATCGGTGTCACTCAACCGATCGGCTGCATCCTTGTCCATGACGCCGCGCTTCACTGCAATGGAGCGCAGTACGTTAGGGTCCATGCCCTTGCCGTCATCGGAAATCGACAGCAGGATATGGTCGCCTTCCTGCTCTGCCGAAAGGATCACACGACCGCCGCGGGACTTGCCCGTGGCTTCGCGCTCTTCCGGCGTTTCGATACCGTGGTCGACTGCGTTACGCACCAAGTGGACCAGTGGATCGGCAAGCGCCTCTACGAGGTTCTTGTCAAGGTCGGTCTCTTCACCGACCAGTTCCAGGTTGATCTCTTTCTTGAGCTGGCGAGCCAGGTCACGGACCAGACGCGGGAAGCGGCCGAAGACTTTCTTGATCGGCTGCATGCGGGTTTTCATCACCGCAGTCTGCAGATCGGCAGTCACCACATCCAGGTTGGAAACTGCCTTGGACATGGCTTCATCGCCGTTGTTGAGACCCAGGCGCACCAGACGGTTACGCACCAGCACCAGCTCGCCGACCATGTTCATGATCTCGTCCAGTCGGGCGGTATCGACACGAACCGTGGTTTCGGCTTCTGTCGCCACCGGCTTTTCGCCGGTAGGCGCAGGAGTGCGCGCAGGGACCGGAGCCGCCGCGGGTTTGGCCGGCTCGGCTTTAGCAGCAGGCGCCGGAGCAGGCTTGGCTACAGGAGGTGGCGGAGCAGCCGCTGCGGTCGGAGCAGGCGCCTTGGCAACGATCGCCTCAGGCTCGAACTTGCCCTTGCCATGCAATTCGTCGAGCAGGCTTTCGAATTCGTGATCGGTGATTTCGTCCGAAGCAGCAGCGGGTGCCTTGGCCGCAACGGCTACAGGTGCAGCAGCTACCGGAGCCGCTACGGCGCCATCAAACGAGCCTTTGCCGTGTAGTTGATCGAGCAACGCTTCGAATTCGTCGTCGGTGATTTCATCACCGGCAGGCGCTGCACTGCCCTGCGCCACAGGTGCACGTGCCGGAGCAGGAGCAGCGTCAGCCGCAAACTTGCCCTTGCCATGCAACTGATCAAGCAGGGATTCGAATTCCTGATCGGTGATTTCATCACCCGCCGGCGCAGCCGCAACCGCTGCTGGCGCCGTTGCAGGCGCTGCAGATACCGGGTTTGAGCCGTGCAGCGAATCGAGCAACTGCTCGAATTCATCATCGGTAATCTCGTCGCCAGCGGCTGGCTCCGCAACCGCAGCAGCAGCCTGGACTTCAACCACCGGCTCAGGTTCAGGAGCCGCTACTTCATCGGCGGATTGTGGCTCGGCCAGACGCGCCAGCGCGGCCAGCAGTTCTGGCGTCGCCGGAGTTACATCAGTCCGTTCACGTACCTGACCGAACATGCTGTTGACGGTGTCCAATGCTTCCAGGACCACGTCCATCAATTCGGAATCGACGCGACGTTCACCCTTACGCAGGATGTCGAACACGTTTTCGGCGATGTGGCAGCACTCCACCAGCTCATGGAGCTGGAGGAAGCCGGCGCCCCCTTTTACAGTGTGAAAACCGCGAAAAATTGCATTGAGCAGATCAGCATCATCCGGTCGGCTTTCCAGCTCGACCAATTGCTCTGACAACTGCTCCAGAATTTCGCCGGCCTCTACCAGAAAATCCTGAAGGATTTCTTCATCGGCGCCGAAGCTCATGGGGTGCTCCCTAAAATTAACCGTCAACAGACCTTAGAAGCCGAGGCTCGATAGCAGATCGTCTACATCATCCTGTCCGGATACGACGTCTTCACGTTTATCGGCATGAATCTGCGGACCTTCACCCTGAGCGAGATGT encodes:
- the hemN gene encoding oxygen-independent coproporphyrinogen III oxidase, with the protein product MLDAIRWNSDLIHRYDVAGPRYTSYPTAMQFHTQVSAFDLLHALRESRKASRQLSLYVHLPFCANICYYCACNKVITKDRGRAQAYLQRLEHEIQMLACHLAPGQVVEQLHLGGGTPTFLSHDELRRLMAQLRLHFNLLDDDSGDYGIEIDPREADWSTMGLLRELGFNRVSLGVQDLDPTVQRAINRMQSLEETRAIVEAARTLQFRSVNIDLIYGLPTQNPQTFSHTVDKVIDLQPDRLSVFNYAHLPERFMPQRRIDVADLPDAESKLLMLERTVEQLGNAGYRYIGMDHFALPDDELATAQEDLTLQRNFQGYTTHGHCDLIGLGVSAISQVGELYSQNSSDLNEYLRLLDSDQPATRRGLICNDDDRIRRAIIQQLICHFTLDFGEIEKTFCIDFRDYFSEAWPQLLGMASDGLITLSETGIEVRPAGRLLVRAVCMVFDTYLTRQNRQQFSQVI
- the fnr gene encoding fumarate/nitrate reduction transcriptional regulator Fnr produces the protein MSEPVKSRAQNQAHCKDCSLAPLCLPLSLNTEDMDCLDQIVKRGRPLKKGEFLFRQGDTFESVYAVRSGALKTFNISDSGEEQLTGFHLPSELVGMSGMDAEAYPVSAQALETTSVCEIPFERLDELSAKLPQLRRQLMRVMSREIRDDQQMMLLLSKKTADERIATFLINLSARFRARGFSANQFRLSMSRNEIGNHLGLAVETVSRVFTRFQQNQLISAEGKEIHILAPIELCALAGGSMQS
- a CDS encoding adenine phosphoribosyltransferase, translating into MTFDQSNFKSLIRPVVDFPKPGVVFRDITPLFQSPKATRQVIDSFVQRYIDAEFSHIGVMDARGFLIGSVVAYQLNKPLVLFRKQGKLPADVLSEAYQTEYGEAYLEVHADSLCEGDSVIMFDDLIATGGTLIAAANLIRRMGAEVYEAAAIIDLPELGGSQRLNDLKIPTFCLTEFALDEQ
- a CDS encoding DUF2802 domain-containing protein; the protein is MIFEVAVVFLGILWVVTLFMFLAHTRRQRKLDAERDDAAALRDQRIKELARRLDNYQNGTVRMGEALHELRAVVAPLPDKLTALEQRDPSTLSFAQAARLVGMGASIDELTQSCGLTQAEAQLMTKLHGNTAS
- a CDS encoding chemotaxis protein CheW, with product MNKSSAQGSEDPILQWVTFRLDNESYGINVMQVQEVLRYTEIAPVPGAPSYVLGIINLRGNVVTVIDTRQRFGLDPVEVSDNTRIVIIEADKQVVGILVDSVAEVVYLRQSEVETAPNVGNDESAKFIQGVCNKNGELLILVELDKMMSEEEWSDLENI
- a CDS encoding CheW domain-containing protein, whose product is MLHFSLGPGMNRPVEVATRPKLALQSYLDALLYDATEVLEEPVSSIDEFQAAVLEEQAFDARMQAQIKPLAVAVAAPAPVAVKVQVAAPAPVVEVAPVIVAEAVQVEVAQVEEAVTTVALVEPVAELSTLAARRTPTPPPTSDGRPAWAAEPFECLLFDVAGLTLAVPLVCLGSIYPLAGQELTPLFGQPDWFLGILPCQAGNLKVLDTARWIMPDRYRDDFRQGLQYVISVQGYEWGLAVHQVSRSLRLDPNEIKWRAQRGHRPWLAGTVIEHMCALLDVAELAELIASGAVKQLNKSK
- a CDS encoding ParA family protein, whose protein sequence is MRVWAVANQKGGVGKTTTTIALAGLLADSGKRVVVVDLDPHGSMTSYFGHNPDELEHSAFDLFLHKGAVPDGLPGQLLLPTSDKRISLIPSSTALATLERQSPGQSGLGLVVAKSLAQLWQDFDYALIDSPPLLGVLMVNALAASQQLAIPVQTEFLAVKGLERMVNTLTMINRSRKVPLPYTIVPTLFDRRTQASMGTLKLLRDSFPEHVWQAYVPVDTRLRDASRLGLTPSQNDSKSRGVIAYRALLKHMLAEQLNAQVA
- the motD gene encoding flagellar motor protein MotD, giving the protein MARRRQVEEHENHERWLVSYADFITLLFAFFVVMYSISSVNEGKYKILSQALVGVFNDTERTMKPIPIGEQRPVSVKPAEPLVKDSEQTDAGIGQASDDPLQTIAQDVRDAFGDLIKSDQMTVRGNELWIEIELNSSMLFGSGDAMPSDKAFTIIEKVAGIVKRFDNPIHVEGFTDDQPISTAQFPTNWELSSARSASIVRMLAMDGVNPARLASVGYGEFQPIVPNTSTAGRAKNRRVVLVISRNLDVRRSLTSAGSANVQPDAALRRAGTQTAPVPAKPPVRANAVNSPSPAP
- a CDS encoding flagellar motor protein, which produces MDVLSLIGLILAFVAIIGGNFLEGGHLGALLNGPAALIVLGGTLGASLLQSPMNAFMRAMKIIHWIIFPPRIDLPGGVDRVIGWSMTARKEGLLGLETVADSEPDGYSRKGLQLLVDGAEPAAIRSILEVDFITQETRDIQAAKVFESMGGYAPTVGIIGAVMGLIHVMGNLADPSQLGSGIAVAFVATIYGVAMANLILLPVANKLKAIAHRQARYREMLLEGLLSIAEGENPRSIELKLQGFME
- a CDS encoding protein-glutamate methylesterase/protein-glutamine glutaminase, coding for MAVKVLVVDDSGFFRRRVTEILSSDPNIVVVGTATNGKEAIEQALALKPDVITMDYEMPMMDGITAVRHIMQRIPTPVLMFSSLTHEGARVTLDALDAGAVDFLPKNFEDISRNPQKVKQLLCEKINSISRSNRRSSGFGSASATPAAPAPSTLTSRASAPAPAPARAVPSRTATPAAASAAPAHHAPAHPTTSGTAKRKAYKLVAIGTSTGGPVALQRVLTQLPANFPAPLVLIQHMPAAFTKAFAERLDKLCKISVKEAEDGDVLRPGLALLAPGGKQMMVDGRGTVKILPGDERLNYKPCVDITFGSAAKSYGDKVLSVVLTGMGADGREGARLLKQAGSTVWAQDEASCVIYGMPMAIVKAELADAIYSLDDIGRHLVEACL
- a CDS encoding chemotaxis protein CheA, which gives rise to MSFGADEEILQDFLVEAGEILEQLSEQLVELESRPDDADLLNAIFRGFHTVKGGAGFLQLHELVECCHIAENVFDILRKGERRVDSELMDVVLEALDTVNSMFGQVRERTDVTPATPELLAALARLAEPQSADEVAAPEPEPVVEVQAAAAVAEPAAGDEITDDEFEQLLDSLHGSNPVSAAPATAPAAVAAAPAGDEITDQEFESLLDQLHGKGKFAADAAPAPARAPVAQGSAAPAGDEITDDEFEALLDQLHGKGSFDGAVAAPVAAAPVAVAAKAPAAASDEITDHEFESLLDELHGKGKFEPEAIVAKAPAPTAAAAPPPPVAKPAPAPAAKAEPAKPAAAPVPARTPAPTGEKPVATEAETTVRVDTARLDEIMNMVGELVLVRNRLVRLGLNNGDEAMSKAVSNLDVVTADLQTAVMKTRMQPIKKVFGRFPRLVRDLARQLKKEINLELVGEETDLDKNLVEALADPLVHLVRNAVDHGIETPEEREATGKSRGGRVILSAEQEGDHILLSISDDGKGMDPNVLRSIAVKRGVMDKDAADRLSDTDCYNLIFAPGFSTKTEISDVSGRGVGMDVVKTKISQLNGSINIYSTKGQGSKIVIKVPLTLAIMPTLMVMLGNQAFAFPLVNVNEIFHLNLSTTNVVDGQEVVIVRDKALPLFYLKRWLVSSAAHEEQREGHVVILTVGTQRIGFVVDQLVGQEEVVIKPLGKMLQGTPGMSGATITGDGRIALILDVPSMLKRYAARRI